aattatttTAAGTTAgtgacaaacttatgacaatggcatgtgttgctttggtcAGCTCGGAAGCTTATGTAAACTAATGCAATATGAATTGAATTCACTGATACAATGAGGttgatcttgttcaatcatatgtgtataaatgtcgcCATAAGTGGTGTCACGGAAACgttgatcaaatggcaagaaatgtgggggaggatccatttaagaaacaaccctataagggtatgtaAAAATGGTTCTCATTAACCCATCTAGATGTTATCCAATAACACTTCAATGtgggggtgtcttgcatttgtttttGGCAATAAGGGTTTTAtaatccaatctaacattgcaaatagacgactaagtggaggacacaaatgtcgtagtgcataatggagatgtgtttgcctCAAATGATAAATGTATCATTCTAAGACAAATATTATAACCAAATTCAGGTGGCCACTGAGGCTATAGTCTTAGAAGTAGACATGGCCGGCCctggggtgggcggggaggaccactggccagggcccgatatttcgaggggcacgttttttataaaaaaaaaccccgatatgtatatttaaatatttttttaaatcggGTACatccatacaaacaccaacataggtcCACTTACAAAACTGTTCTTATgttttagattagttattaacccctttggcattaggtttagacctttagtgagccaaatacccaatttcgttaaggcctaagggcacattttttcgagctcgaacaaggTACACGAATTCACAGGGTCGGCCCTGGAAGTAGACAATAGGCAATGTTAACTTTTGAGTTACGAACACGTCATGACAATTGATCTCAACTGTAAAGTTATCTTTAGTGACTTGTCAAAGACAAAGATGATGTTATGTATCCAACAACCTaagggtttattagagatcaagttgtggaatgagactaAAGCCCATGGAAAAAGGGTGTGTGAAGGAAACCTaccttagttgactggagatcccaagatcttaGTTCAATAGGACAACGAATTCATATGCCTAAGGGTGGTCACTATGGGGGCATAGCTGATATGCATAAAAGCTAGTATATATGGTTATATATACTCCCTAAAcgataaaagggtgtttaaatacgtcctagtTCATTCCTATGAAATTCAGTGACAAATTGTGAGGCTAAGCATATTATGTGGTAAATGATTTTGCGTAATCATGATAACCacgatgcttttaatgatttaaggagaatcacctatgttagagagaagtggggtcgcttcgaatggaattggggggcacaattcctagagctctcgcagaaccaggaaagtgttccacgaccattattggacacgactatgaggGGATGACCCGGCtaaggagagtattgtgtgaagtgtattgtcgtctacacaaatgGGGGTTTGTTCAAGGACATCGTGTCTACAAACCActaggaggctaagtatgcttcacaataAAAAGTTCAAAGGGAAACCTACTTATTCGACAATACTCAACTGTCgaggtttttttttgggtaaagaacTGTCGAGGTTCCATTGGAAACTTTGTATGTTTTGAtcaatctccattcatgtgggggattgttggaaatttagatATTATGAATGGATATTAATTTAGTGAGATTATAATTTATtgaaattataattatttactagACTATTCATATGAACcataaactcttaagtagagttttttttgtcaatttattagtttttattagaatttatgtctctaataaatctcTAATTAATTACTAGACTTTTCTATGGAACATgaactcttaagtagagtttttatgtcaatttattaattttttattagagtttatgtctctaataaatctcTAATTAAGTGAGACTTTTCTCTACCCAATGTCTTTtgtattaaaagtaggctatgtgTCTAACTTGATGGGTTTTCATATATAAAACTACAAAAGTAAGAATACAAGAAGGTGACATAAAGTTATGCATGAAGAGTCCTTGAAGAAGAAGTACTTGATGACTCATATGTTGGGAACATATAGAGATAAGTTTCTCTACATGATTCAACTACAATTCTATTCTTAATTTCCAAAAGGTCTAACACTATGTTTTATCCTgtgtaacctcgggcgcgtggccttctccggcagtacaaactgcttcggctgttgtaccctgtgagacagacgcgtcgtctttagtagagacgcgaaatctgttttaagggaagcatgttgaacacgtgcctcaaccacaaccgtcaacatttgtttgttctttttgtaggaaattattgTATAAGAAGACGTGGTTCAAGACCTCGTTGAAGCCTACACAACGGACTGAAAACACAACAAACCATACAAGTAGACGCGGTTAAAGATCAAGTTGAAGACTTTATCTTTCGAAGATATTGGTTTGAATCGattgttttattaaatatgtTGTAGTTCATATTTATTTTCGTTTGAATTTGTACACGGTTCATGTACTACAATTTCCCAAATGTTTAAAGGGAGTatctttttttttattagttttactAATAAAATTGTGACCCAttttctaatatatatatatatatatatatatatatatatatatatatatatatatatatatatatatatatatatatataaatattatagcGCTCAGTTTGTACCAACTTTATAACATATTTATACATGCAATTATAACAAAATAACTATCTTAGATTATAACACAACTATATatgtaattttaaaaaataaataaataataacactGTGTGCttgtaataaaaaaaatctattcTCATAGAGCTTGTTTTAAGAAAAGCATGGTTTGAATATGCAATTATAAAAAGGGAAAATTAAAATATGATCATTGACCGAAACTACTTTCAGATTTGGTCATCTCCCACATCTTTGTAGCGACGCATCATGCACGGGATTTGGAAGGCTGAAGCGTATTTCAGACTCCTCCGGCAGGTTTATTACGTCTCCGGCAAGGTTTCAGACGTCTCCTGTGAGATTAGGTCGTCTCCGGCAAACCTCCATAGTTTCCGGCTACCTCTACAACAGTTTTCAGCTGCCTCTACATGTCATTGCTCTCACAAACGGCTACCTCCCAACAGCATCTCAGTGTCCGCTTCTCTTATTCACCAATACGCGCCAATAACAAAAAAAGTTGTCCTGAAAAGATTGGGTCGTCTCCGGCGAACCTCCATAGACTTCCCTTTGATGCGTCTGAGACCTTGTGCATCTGAGACCCCACTTGCAAGTTTTGAAAACGCCATGTGTCCATTTTTTCCAACACTTGCAGATTGACAAAAAATGGCCGTGACCAAAATCAATTTCAAATTGGTACCAAGAAGCCAATCCATTTTCCAACATCATTGAACAGAGTTTTCAAACAAATATACTATAATCCAATAAGAAGGATTGTGTTGTCCGGCACTTAGGATTTTATATACTCATCTTGTGAAAATTAAAGGAAGAAGAAAAAGATTTAAGTTTTAAACTTGTTTGAATGAGGTCGTAAGTAAATATATTAGATGTTTAATAAGTTTTTTCTTTATTCTTGTCTATTTTTCCAGTTTGTAGTTTGGATGTTTCTAACTTAATTCTAAGATGCTAAAATATGAACATAGTTACTTCCTTTTGGCCATTCGATCCCCGTGGAAGACATCAATCCTAACTTACACACACTTACGACGTGTTTGAAATGCTTGGCTATTCGATCCCCGTCATTCCATTTTAGCTTGGCGATGATATTTTCCAAGAATACATCCTTCAAATATGGTTAAACACGCCGTGCATTTCAAACACGACTTAAGTGTGTGTAAGTTAGGATTGATGTCTTCCACGTAAACATGCAGATCATGTTAGGGTTTAATGATTCAACGCGCCAACACAAAATGAACTGACACTGCTGGTTTGATGTCTGATTAGGTTAAAAATAATGACATGACATGATGCAGATGAACACAATACAGAGACATAGAAGCCATGTGTATAAGCGGACCCGACATAGAGTTCAGTTACAAACAAGGGTCCATATATGTGTGTCAAAATTGAGTGTATAGATCAATCTACTTTCCTAATTTCAAACTCAAAAGTAAAACAACATAAGAACAAACATATTAAACATCATTTTATCTTATTGACCTAATAAAACATGATTGGGAATCCGACAGTTTCAACACTCTTCAGCATCCTGGCCAAACGTAATTCGATACTTGCTGCCTTTATGCTTCCAAATTCAGCAGTAGCAGAAGCAGCTCCTGAGACAGCACGTAAAACATAtactataacactatatatatatatcatatgtATCACACACACGTGTGTcggtgtgtgtatgtatatataaaacaTGTTACCTGACTGAGCATGAAACGTTGAGCTTCTATTCACACTTGATGGAGCGGTATATGTGTCGAACAAAGAACAAAGCAGCACGAAAACCGACCGTCCCAAGCATGAGAAAGAAACCGTAACAGATGCAAGCCATGTAACCAAAGAAAAACGATGTTTGCATGAATCCCGACATGTCAGAGCGCTCATAGTAATAATACAAGCAATACCCGTAGATGAAAACACCCGTCGAACCACCACATAGAAAAGATCtgaaaatattatttacaaaacaaGTCAAAAGGTCAAAGTCAAAAGAAATTGATACATACTGGatcatacattcatacatacctCCACCACCATTCATGGTCTTCAGCGGCAAGTTGGAAATAAGTCAACGCCACAGTTATAAAGGCGGTAACAATGAGAAGAATGATAAAGACTATAAATAAGATGCTGTAAATGGTATAAATCCTGTGGCCCCACACACTGGCAAAGATGTAATAAAGCTCAATGTAGATTGCACTGAACGGAAGAAAGCCGGCCATGGCCATTTGAGGGACGGTTTTACGGTACCACGGTAACGGTGGGATCTCTCTGGGATATTTCGTGGTACGAACGGGTGCTTGAAATTCAGCCTTGCTGTTTTTGCCAGCAATACCACCCAATACTAACAACGGTGAAGTCACCAGTGTCCATATTAGCACAATCACGACTATTGTCCCGAAGGGTAGAGCAGCAGTAGCAGTGTACGCGATTGCAACAGTGTTTAGAAAGCAGAATGTAAGAAAGAGGGGCCCACAGAACAAGCAGCCGGTCAATAGCAAGTTCCTCACCTGTCGATTAAAATCAAATTATTAGATTAACAATGATTATTAACATTGATTTAAGAATAAAATGCAATTTTCGTCCCTGGGGTTTGGCTACTTTGCGacttcgtccaaaggtttgtttttcgcaTCTGGTTCCAAAAGGTTTGAagtcttgccattttcatccagctctttaactccatctatttttctccattaagtcaggggtatttccgtcttttttttgttaacttatatagcaattcggtctttttcactttatgtacaagcatttagcataatcacataatgtacaagcattCAAACAACCAAATTGCCCTTAAAGCCAacaaaaaaagacgaaaatacccccgacttaacggagaaaaatggatggagttaacgagacgatgaaaatgacaagatttcaaaccttttggatccagatatgaaaaaacaaacctttggacgaaagtcgcaaaactggccaaacctctgaacgaaaatggcattttactcttggTTTAAAATAAAACAAGTAGAGTAACATATGACATATTACATACCCAGTTAGTTCCTTCTAGCTGGTGATAAAATGAGGCTGCGGTATAGCCTGCAATCCCGGACGTAAGAGCGTATATGACAACTAGTGCGGTAAAGAGGGCTCCGCGATTATATGGATAAAATACACCAACTAGAGCGAGTATGAAGATAAAAAGTGCGCTGAGAAAAACAAAAGGTAGTAAATGTTAATCTTAACTAATAAACTGAAGATGAAAGGTGTGAATATTTAGTTTACAACGGTTTTACTTACAGAGCAAATAGCTGGGTACCGGAACCAAGTGCAGCGGCAAACAGAGACTTGTACTTCGGATACCTGAAAACGTCACCGTGAATGTACTTCCACCCGGTTTCCTCTTGATCATCCGCTGCCTCTTCATCATGCGCGTACCTTTTTCAAATAATCGTACGTTAAACGATTGATGGATCATTCATTAAggaataaatgtgttcacgaactgttcatgaacacttaccaaacaagattttttgttcgtgtttgttcattaagaaaatgaacgtgttcgtgttcgtgCGTTAACTTTAAgtaacgaacacaaacgaacgttcatgaacgcaaatgaaaacaaaaaaaatacaaacaagcgttcatgaacaatAACAGACACAAACGGacatatatataaaatttcgGATAAAACTGGCATCTTTCATCACATATGTTacgtggatcccgctaagatatACCAACctaatatttattaaatatttaaatagaATAACATctattaaatatttatttgtagAAAGTTAGAAGTAAATATATAAagtataaaaattaaaaatattaatgaattatcttacacaaacgaacatgttaccaaacgttcacgaacataaatgaacgaaatttcttgttctggttcatgttcgttcatttattaaacgaatgaacacaaacgaacttcccgccgaactgttcacgaacagttcactgaacgttcagttcgtttgcaACCCTAGGAAGAGGGAAATATACCATAAATaataattggattttaataacTAAATTACTTACTTGACAAAATCATTCTTTAGGACTCGCATAAGAATGGTGGCAAGGAAACCAGTTAAGAGAAGAACCGTGACACACGAGTTAATAATCGAAAACCAATGAATTTCAAGGTGATGCGGTTGTGAAGAAGATTGCGAGTATTTCTCCATCCGACTCTCATACGGAACGTTAGTTTCTTTCCACCTTACAGTGTACATAAACTCCACCTCGACTTCTTTGTCTTCTGTGAGATCCACGACAGCACTAGGATCGGCTTTTGCGTTTATCTCGATCACGCGGTCTTTGTTGTAGTGGATCTCGAAGTGAATATGCTTGAACAGGTAATATTTTTCCTCACTAGGGtcatttttgtctttttcaacCTTCCCTAAAAATCCCCAGAAAGGTAAGTCGTCATAGTACATTTGGAAATAGTAATCTTTGGTAACGGCTTTTCGGAATTTAGATACTTCGTCTTTTGTAAGTGTTTTTTTGCAAACGATTTCCGAGTCTTTTTCGACCATGAAGTCAAGCTTATAAGGAGCGCTGACTAAACGGTCTCCGTTAAGTACTTCACCAAGAGCTTCTGGTTTCTCCTTCAAACGAGCTGCAAACAACATTTGCATAAATTACGATAAAGCTTGAATTAACGAAAATAATTAATAACAAACAAGAGACTAAAGACGAGCAAGCATACCTGGTAAACAGAATGGTAGATCATAATATCGGTATGTTTCACTGTAGAAGAAGACATATACATGAAAATGAGTTTCTAACAACTTGTAggtttttaaagtttaaacaaaATATGACAATCAAGCGCATTATGTGTGTGATTTTAAACTAAGGCCAATCACCCAAGAAACGTATTTTTTTCCTACAAAAAGGCATCGTACTTCCAGAATTAAAATTATGCTATTACATATAACTGTTAACGATCTCAGATCAAAGACTTATGGCATTTAGTTCTTTGGCAAAACACATAAAAAAAGTCAAATGGCTTATAAACGACATTTACAACTTGTTGTAATTTAGCGTTTCATAGATGCTCAATACAGGCTAAAAACAGCCTTTACATCTTTGCTTAATGGCTCTTCTAACTCTTCCTAGTTGTCAGTTTAAACTATACACATAATTGTCGCTCACAAAGTGCACATCAAAATCCATAAAAGATGATGATTATTAACAACTAAATAATCTAGTCAAACCAAGTTTAAGTTTTTGGTAacacaaaaccaacatatatagATCACGAACAGGTTATAACATCATGTGGTGACCTACAACTAAAAACCATAAATTCTTAACTTTAATGTACGGCATACCGAGCAAAAAGAATTATCTATACTCCCACCTGtaccatagttgttaatagcgaatagcgacaagggacctatatgctacatagcgaatagcgacaaatagcgaccgcTATTTTATGTATAGCGATACacaagaaaaagaattttgaaactttttatatgtatattatatcaaaataccttggtatatatgctattttacatgtatatttaacaaaaacctataaatccagctattttatagctatatctaattgctatttacatcAAAAAGAAACTAACTGTCGCTATTCACGTTATTGGTCACTATGACCCAAAGAGCGACACTTGGTCGCTtcgctacatagcgcgctatagcggtcgctatagccgctattgacaactatgaccTGTACAAGAATATCAACCTCATAAATAAAAAACGGACTCAATTCGAGCCCAGTGCTCCGCCCgttcatagttgttaaaagccattgCCTCTTGCACCAAGGCCCATTTTCCAGGCGAGGCAAGGAAATTGCGCTTTAAGTCGAGGCGATTGTGCTTTAGTTCTCCAGGTGATGGTTTAAGCGCACATTCCGTCGAGATTCCTTGATTCCAGATAGTTTCCAgcaaaattctctaaattccAATTATATTAAAACCAAAGCAACAATTCATCCTACATCTAAATTAAGCtgaaacaacatcaaacaacaattcaAACTAAGCAGATAAACCCTAATTAACATTATCAAAAGCATGAAACAAAGATCCAGCAAATACAAACACAAAAACCGAAATTTTATCAAATCAGATCCACTAGTTAATGACTAGCAGTATAAAGAACCAAATGTAGAAACAAAAAGCGCATAAAACAGAGATCTAACAGGCATATGAAGAAGATGGGATACCTAGGGTTATGAAAGGGGCCAACTTTGTTGGCGTATATAGGTACTTCATCAGCGGGTTTGTATTTGTGATCTGAGGCATCGGAATGAACTTTGTTAGTGCAAAATGCGAGTAGCAGGGCCACCGTCAACCACCGTATCACCGACATTTTGACGTGTTTGGTAAGTTGGATTGGATACCAATAGATCCGATCTTGTTACATGTTTGTGGATTTATGATAGGGGCTTTATATAGTCTGGTAATCTTACTTCAAGGTTATACAAATGGTCCTTCATGTTTAGTTTATTTTCTTCGGCTAATAAACTACTAAcaattttttgtttatttttatttatttatttgctagcttagaaccccgtgtattacacgggttgaataaatgtaattttatataccaaataataaaaaaaatatatctttaaaaatctcatttattatacgagttgaataaatttaattttatataccaaataataaaactatatattttaaaaatctcgtttattacatggcttcaataaatttaattttatatatatatctttaagaaccccgtgtattgtatgggttgactaaatttaattttatatattaaatagaaaaaaagttacatttttaagaacctcatttGTTACACGGGTTGAgcatatgtaattttatataccaaacaataaaaagttatatcttttataaaccctatgtattatgtggattgaataaatttaattttatatattacataataaaaaaagttatatttttaaaaaccctgtgtattacacgagttgcataaatgtaattttgtatagtaaaaaatataattgatattaattatctataaaaaatagatggcttcaatgaatgacacgtgtgctccaattgatttcttttattatagaaTGGCAAAAAAAATCGGAAGCTAACACTCTAATAGGTATACCCGAAATTCGAAGTATCCGGGACGAATGCTCGATGGGTATGGGACTAGGTATGAGATTGGGAAAAAAAAATATTACACGTGTATGGGATGAGTATGGAGTTAGGTGATACCTGATCCGCTGACCCAAAACTAAATACCCGTTTACCTGAACCATATACACGaaaatttttaacttttatttatatAATCCCTTTACTAAATGTTTCATTCTACCAGTTTCATTACTTTAAAATAAACTTTTCATTTAGAACATATACATTTTTACgagattatttatattttatctatattatattataatgtataGGGGCATTTGAGAtacctaaaaataaaaacttttctCCTTTTAGTTTAGAAATATACCCCTAAATtgagggtaaattggtcatttaAACAATAATTATAATTTAGCCTCTaatcttattacacttaaatctcTGAGTTTTAACATAATTATAGAAAATTAGTTACATATTCCTCCTCCACAACAAACTTAAAATTGTTTTAAGTATTCTTGTCATACCATATAAactataatgtttaaaaaaaatccaaaagtacTGTGAAAGCCTAcgcatttttgtcgacgtttcgatagttgtcttggtCAGTATTGACATGTGGATAAAAATGTACAAGTAGATGACGCTttagtgtacaagtgattaaagccCAACATACTTAGTCATTATCTCAGAATGTTTAATAGCTACAGAATGTCAAGTGATTAAATAACATAAACTTAATCATCTCATCTAGATTACACTTTAATCCCTCatctttaacaaaattatagataactAGTTAGTAGTTACACTTTATCCTTTTACAAAAAAACTAACACCCTCTACGATTTTTAAACGGTCGTAGCCTTTTGGtactttaatatttttttttaaactagccCACGTTCACTTTCATTTTATTTGTGTTGATAATAAAATGTAACAATAACCACataatcctttttttttttgaaaatcaccCAAAGCCAAAAGTACAACTTACCTAAGCTAAAACTTGTTGTTTATTTAtattgtttaatgtttaatgtttaattacATCATATAAACGAGTAtcttattctctttaatttgagtagtattgttatagtttttttatttaaaaattcgATAGGTTAGGTGATTAACAGTGTCTAAGGATGAGTAATAACTAAATCGTTaaccgaaatcaaccaaaaactgaattCACTGAAAACTGATTAATAAAAATCCGAACTGACCAAAAACGGTTATCGGTTTTTTTGTACCATCATTTAACCAAAATTAATTAAACTGAActattcatattttcatatatttctagcttttataccttcagttcatgtatttcatgtttataccccattttatatatttatatcttCATTTCATGTAcctatacatccatttcatgtatttatacctaaaTTTCATGTATTTCTGATCAAATTTTTTAGCCCAAGTTTGGTTTTggctattaaccgaaattaaattAATCAAACCAAAAAGCGTCAATCTAATTGAATAAACCAAGCTGATTAACTGAAAAcggattggttaataaaatagagtAATCGATGACCTCAATTTCGGTTGAGAATTATAATCTAACCAACTAAACAACTCTTCGTATCGTGCGCGCACCTATCGGTTAAAACCAAAACCGGGTATCGGTGAGCAATAACTAAATCATTAACCTAAACCAAACCAAAAACATACGAAACTGAACCGGAATCAACCAAAAACCGAATTAACTAAAAATTGAAAACCAAATTAACCTAAACCTGTTATCATTTTTTTGTACTCTCGTTTAACCAAAATTAGCTGAACCGGACCGAatcattcattttttttcatatatttctagcaatttcatattttatatctcCATTTAATATATTTATACTTTTACTTCACGTGTTTATACCTCAATTTCATATATTTCTCAGCAAAAGTTTTAACTGATGTTTAGTTTTTgctattaactgaaattaaatgAACCAAACCAAAAAACCGCCAATCTAACCGAATAAACCAAAGTGAATAACCGAAAACCGATTGGTTAATAAATAGACTAATC
Above is a window of Helianthus annuus cultivar XRQ/B chromosome 14, HanXRQr2.0-SUNRISE, whole genome shotgun sequence DNA encoding:
- the LOC110909158 gene encoding transmembrane 9 superfamily member 2, yielding MSVIRWLTVALLLAFCTNKVHSDASDHKYKPADEVPIYANKVGPFHNPSETYRYYDLPFCLPARLKEKPEALGEVLNGDRLVSAPYKLDFMVEKDSEIVCKKTLTKDEVSKFRKAVTKDYYFQMYYDDLPFWGFLGKVEKDKNDPSEEKYYLFKHIHFEIHYNKDRVIEINAKADPSAVVDLTEDKEVEVEFMYTVRWKETNVPYESRMEKYSQSSSQPHHLEIHWFSIINSCVTVLLLTGFLATILMRVLKNDFVKYAHDEEAADDQEETGWKYIHGDVFRYPKYKSLFAAALGSGTQLFALALFIFILALVGVFYPYNRGALFTALVVIYALTSGIAGYTAASFYHQLEGTNWVRNLLLTGCLFCGPLFLTFCFLNTVAIAYTATAALPFGTIVVIVLIWTLVTSPLLVLGGIAGKNSKAEFQAPVRTTKYPREIPPLPWYRKTVPQMAMAGFLPFSAIYIELYYIFASVWGHRIYTIYSILFIVFIILLIVTAFITVALTYFQLAAEDHEWWWRSFLCGGSTGVFIYGYCLYYYYERSDMSGFMQTSFFFGYMACICYGFFLMLGTVGFRAALFFVRHIYRSIKCE